A single region of the Actinoplanes sp. SE50/110 genome encodes:
- a CDS encoding helix-turn-helix transcriptional regulator produces the protein MARPTSTARRELGGELRRLRGERRAVDVATALGWSESKLSRIETAHTGISEPDLDRLLTLYGLRVEDRGRLRDLSRRGRARVWWTSYRSFVTDPYDEYLALEGEAISISQWEAQVMPGLLQTEEYAQAVIETGAGIEDGEVIERRVAVRMDRQRVFTREPPATLRVVLDEGVLLREVGGRDVLARQLTRLYEATEQPGVEVLILPFEAGAHAGLTESFLVLEFPDGTRNPVVHSEGLTGGHFRVKPEELLVYRDAFDDLHERALSKEASRTVIAETRDRLAR, from the coding sequence GTGGCGAGGCCGACATCGACAGCGCGCCGGGAACTCGGCGGTGAATTGCGCCGGCTCCGTGGGGAGCGCCGGGCGGTGGATGTGGCTACCGCGCTGGGCTGGTCCGAGTCGAAGCTGAGCCGGATCGAGACCGCGCACACCGGCATCTCCGAGCCGGACCTGGACCGTCTGCTCACGCTCTACGGCCTGCGGGTCGAGGACCGGGGCCGGCTGCGTGACCTGTCCCGGCGCGGCCGCGCCCGGGTCTGGTGGACGTCGTACCGCTCGTTCGTCACCGACCCGTACGACGAATATCTCGCCCTGGAGGGCGAAGCCATCTCGATCTCCCAGTGGGAGGCCCAGGTGATGCCGGGCCTGCTGCAGACCGAGGAGTACGCCCAGGCGGTGATCGAGACCGGGGCCGGCATCGAGGACGGCGAGGTGATCGAGCGCCGGGTCGCCGTGCGGATGGACCGGCAGCGCGTCTTCACCCGGGAACCACCCGCCACCCTGCGGGTGGTTCTCGACGAGGGGGTGCTGCTGCGCGAGGTCGGCGGCCGCGACGTCCTGGCCCGCCAGCTCACCCGGCTGTACGAGGCGACCGAGCAACCCGGCGTGGAGGTGTTGATCCTGCCGTTCGAGGCGGGCGCGCACGCCGGCCTCACCGAATCGTTCCTGGTGCTGGAGTTTCCGGACGGCACCCGTAACCCGGTCGTGCACTCCGAAGGGCTGACCGGTGGTCACTTCCGGGTGAAGCCGGAGGAGCTCCTGGTCTACCGCGATGCCTTTGATGACCTGCACGAACGCGCTTTGTCGAAAGAAGCGAGCCGAACGGTCATCGCTGAGACGAGGGATCGTTTGGCTCGTTGA
- a CDS encoding LpqB family beta-propeller domain-containing protein — protein MSRRLIALPLAGLLAVLVTGSCGIPDDSGVTVVGPGPSAGINPGDYGGSTQVTRGSESTDHAAFVENYLKAASGDLDTATDRLRAFMSRDAATAFKPNTTGLKVIRLVQPPLPTPGSEVVEVKYQTVGTLDKFGLLTPEAESRTDVYRFRVGPVGGQDGLFVKDAPPNLLISTDALSVYYREHAIYFWNTDYTALVPDVRYMPNAVPVEQRPTTILNWMANGPASWLSVSDLADGFGLIGKVVPAINGTRLQITLNEKSLPATDTALALDRLRKQLQWSLRPLLPDGGELDIKISFKDVGSYTGGDYLASNPAYRLVPDNPDKFVVYDGRIHRVTGAANTPDQVPVLRPEDNKDIRAAAMSSSGSHVFAAVVAGKGDTLQVASAETGAQAALQPISGMPGPLGQPAWAITYRDDVAEGAIGLIPAGGRLYSFSAVKGEAQLIPWTGQGTRITAVAVAPDGRRVVLVVDGKLYRASLTTGGDTPALGSPQQIRPVGLDAVTAVGFSSEGWLSVAGPRASDKRATIIDMSIDGAFSSSAGPDLGEQPVDAISVYPANPTILSRSRWVSYTAGGKAWELLSKATLIGVDRLSGLPSSGAAPDKTPTAPFYLE, from the coding sequence ATGTCTCGCCGCCTGATCGCGCTGCCGCTGGCCGGCCTGCTGGCGGTGCTGGTGACCGGATCCTGCGGGATTCCGGACGACTCGGGCGTGACCGTGGTCGGGCCCGGCCCGTCGGCGGGCATCAACCCCGGCGACTACGGCGGCTCGACCCAGGTCACCCGGGGAAGCGAGTCCACCGACCACGCGGCCTTCGTGGAGAACTATCTGAAGGCCGCGTCCGGCGATCTGGACACCGCGACCGACCGGTTGCGCGCCTTCATGTCCCGCGACGCGGCGACCGCCTTCAAACCCAACACGACCGGTCTGAAGGTGATCCGGCTGGTCCAGCCGCCACTGCCCACCCCGGGCAGCGAGGTGGTCGAGGTGAAATATCAGACGGTCGGCACGCTGGACAAGTTCGGCCTGCTGACCCCGGAGGCGGAGAGCCGCACCGACGTCTACCGATTCCGGGTCGGTCCGGTGGGCGGCCAGGACGGGCTGTTCGTCAAGGACGCCCCGCCGAACCTGCTGATCAGCACCGACGCGCTGAGCGTCTACTACCGCGAGCACGCCATCTACTTCTGGAACACCGACTACACCGCCCTGGTCCCGGACGTGCGCTACATGCCGAACGCGGTGCCGGTCGAGCAGCGGCCCACCACGATCCTGAACTGGATGGCGAACGGTCCGGCCTCCTGGCTGTCGGTGTCCGACCTGGCCGACGGCTTCGGCCTGATCGGCAAGGTGGTGCCCGCGATCAACGGCACCAGGCTGCAGATCACGCTGAACGAGAAGTCGCTGCCGGCCACCGACACCGCGCTGGCGCTGGACCGGCTGCGCAAACAGCTGCAGTGGTCGCTGCGGCCGCTGCTGCCGGACGGCGGCGAGCTGGATATCAAGATCAGCTTCAAGGACGTCGGGTCGTACACCGGCGGCGACTACCTGGCGAGCAATCCGGCGTACCGGTTGGTCCCCGACAACCCGGACAAGTTCGTGGTGTACGACGGCCGGATCCACCGGGTGACCGGCGCGGCCAACACCCCGGACCAGGTGCCGGTGCTGCGGCCGGAGGACAACAAGGACATCCGCGCCGCCGCGATGAGCTCCTCCGGCTCGCACGTGTTCGCCGCCGTGGTGGCCGGCAAGGGCGACACCCTGCAGGTGGCCTCCGCGGAGACCGGGGCGCAGGCCGCGCTGCAGCCGATCAGCGGAATGCCGGGCCCGCTCGGTCAGCCGGCCTGGGCGATCACCTACCGGGACGACGTGGCCGAGGGTGCGATCGGGCTGATCCCGGCGGGCGGCCGCCTCTACTCGTTCTCCGCGGTCAAGGGAGAGGCGCAGCTGATCCCGTGGACCGGGCAGGGCACCCGGATCACCGCGGTCGCGGTGGCGCCGGACGGTCGCCGGGTGGTGCTGGTGGTCGACGGCAAGCTCTACCGCGCCTCGCTGACCACCGGCGGGGACACTCCGGCGCTCGGCTCCCCGCAGCAGATCCGGCCGGTCGGCCTGGACGCGGTGACCGCGGTCGGCTTCAGCAGCGAGGGCTGGCTGTCGGTGGCCGGTCCCCGGGCGTCCGACAAGCGGGCCACGATCATCGACATGTCGATCGACGGCGCGTTCAGCTCCAGCGCCGGTCCCGACCTCGGCGAGCAGCCGGTCGACGCGATCAGCGTGTACCCGGCCAATCCGACGATCCTCAGCCGCTCGCGATGGGTGTCCTACACCGCCGGCGGCAAGGCATGGGAGCTGCTCTCCAAGGCGACCCTGATCGGTGTGGACCGGCTCAGCGGCCTCCCGTCGTCGGGCGCGGCGCCGGACAAGACGCCGACCGCGCCCTTCTACCTGGAGTGA
- the mtrB gene encoding MtrAB system histidine kinase MtrB, protein MRRSWRVVAHRLERYTAPVRRSWRRSLQVRVVTLTLVASSLLVGTFGWFIADRSAKILLNRAQDEVSASLQRKVRYASEQLTVHPQPYDPELPATISETVTELYDGDQAGDSGTVVSIRAESYPEIVPQTVPPATDTRSLITPKLITEVATNGRVAQQIRTVDVKGRPTKFLVYGSPVTSKFGHVELYYAVPLTTEDRAANQIRNTVLVTGLALVILLGVVAGLVTRLVVTPVRVAARTAQRLSAGLLDQRMKVDGEDDLALLAAAFNQMAANLQRQIVRLEEMSRLQRRFTSDVSHELRTPLTTVRMAADLIFSEREDFDPAVARSAELLQAELDRFEGLLTDLLEISRFDAGFAALDAEHTDLVPIVERVTERLAGLAERVGVELELHLPDGPVIAEVDPRRVERVLRNLVGNAVEHGEAKPVQITMATDDAAVAITVRDHGIGLKAGEERLVFNRFWRADPSRARQTGGTGLGLSISAEDARLHGGWLEAWGAPGEGAQFRLTLPVRGGDRLVAAPLPLIPRDRTAEVS, encoded by the coding sequence ATGCGGCGTTCCTGGCGCGTGGTCGCGCACCGGCTGGAGCGGTATACCGCGCCGGTGCGCCGCTCCTGGCGCCGCTCGCTGCAGGTCCGCGTGGTCACCCTGACGCTCGTCGCGTCCAGCCTGCTGGTCGGCACGTTCGGCTGGTTCATCGCGGACCGCAGCGCCAAGATCCTGTTGAACCGCGCGCAGGACGAGGTCTCCGCGTCCCTGCAGCGCAAGGTGCGCTACGCGTCCGAGCAGCTGACCGTGCACCCGCAGCCCTACGACCCGGAGCTGCCGGCCACGATCAGCGAGACCGTCACCGAGCTGTACGACGGTGACCAGGCCGGCGACAGCGGCACGGTGGTGTCGATCCGCGCCGAGTCCTACCCGGAGATCGTCCCGCAGACCGTGCCGCCGGCCACCGACACCCGTTCGCTGATCACCCCGAAACTGATCACCGAGGTCGCCACCAACGGCCGGGTGGCCCAGCAGATCCGCACCGTCGACGTGAAGGGCCGGCCGACCAAGTTCCTGGTCTACGGCTCCCCGGTGACGTCGAAGTTCGGTCACGTCGAGCTGTACTACGCGGTGCCGCTGACCACCGAGGACCGGGCCGCCAACCAGATCCGCAACACCGTGCTGGTCACCGGCCTGGCCCTGGTGATCCTGCTGGGTGTGGTGGCCGGCCTGGTCACCCGGCTGGTGGTCACCCCGGTCCGGGTCGCCGCGCGGACCGCCCAGCGGCTCTCGGCCGGCCTGCTCGACCAGCGGATGAAGGTGGACGGCGAGGACGACCTGGCCCTGCTCGCCGCCGCGTTCAACCAGATGGCGGCCAACCTGCAGCGGCAGATCGTCCGGCTGGAGGAGATGTCCCGGCTGCAGCGCCGGTTCACCTCCGACGTCTCGCACGAGCTGCGCACCCCGCTGACCACCGTGCGGATGGCCGCCGACCTGATCTTCTCCGAGCGGGAGGACTTCGACCCGGCCGTGGCGCGCAGCGCCGAGCTGCTGCAGGCCGAGCTGGACCGGTTCGAGGGCCTGCTCACCGATCTGCTGGAGATCAGCCGCTTCGACGCCGGGTTCGCCGCGCTGGATGCCGAGCACACCGACCTGGTGCCGATCGTGGAGCGGGTCACCGAGCGGCTGGCCGGTCTGGCCGAGCGGGTCGGCGTCGAGCTGGAGCTGCACCTCCCGGACGGCCCGGTGATCGCCGAGGTGGATCCACGGCGGGTCGAGCGGGTGCTGCGCAACCTGGTCGGCAACGCGGTCGAGCACGGCGAGGCCAAGCCCGTGCAGATCACCATGGCCACCGACGACGCGGCGGTCGCGATCACCGTGCGGGACCACGGCATCGGGTTGAAGGCGGGGGAGGAGCGCCTGGTCTTCAACCGGTTCTGGCGGGCCGACCCGTCCCGGGCCCGGCAGACCGGCGGCACCGGTCTGGGCCTGTCGATCAGCGCCGAGGACGCCCGGCTGCACGGCGGCTGGCTGGAGGCGTGGGGTGCCCCCGGCGAGGGCGCCCAGTTCCGGCTCACCCTGCCGGTCCGCGGTGGCGACCGGCTGGTGGCGGCTCCGCTGCCACTGATCCCCCGGGACCGTACGGCGGAGGTGTCCTGA
- a CDS encoding DUF397 domain-containing protein, producing MQDATITWRKSSRSGAAGHCVEVANTAAAVLVRDSKDATGPVLTFDAQDWTGFLAGVRAGQFDRPGA from the coding sequence ATGCAGGACGCCACGATCACTTGGCGTAAGAGCAGCCGGAGTGGCGCTGCTGGGCATTGCGTCGAGGTCGCCAACACGGCGGCGGCGGTTCTGGTGCGCGATTCCAAGGACGCCACCGGCCCGGTGCTGACCTTCGACGCTCAGGACTGGACCGGCTTCCTCGCCGGGGTCCGTGCCGGACAGTTCGACCGGCCCGGCGCGTAA
- the manA gene encoding mannose-6-phosphate isomerase, class I, translating to MTVYPLTGVIRPYAWGSKTAIAELQGRPTPTEGPEAELWLGAHPGDPSTVPGPDGPVTLTALIDTDPAGQLGAGVAERFGHRLPYLMKVLAAGAPLSLQAHPDLKYAAEAFARQEADPSLPKNYTDANHKPEILVALTPFDALCGFRPAVVSAQVLAGLQMPRLEPVVAALRAGDLSEAVRLLLSWPGEDRGALIDAVVAAAAARGDTEPYAESYRLAIDLAAHYPGDPGVLVALLLNQVHLAPGEAIWMPAGNLHAYLHGLGVELMAASDNVLRGGLTPKRVDVTELLKVLRFDTLEDPLLHGAEVAPGVTSWRVPVRDFEMYRVELTGNRPPVKLPGAGPRILLGVAGDVHVGEDHGIPVSLGPGAAAYAPAGAGQLTAAGLGTLFIAAVPD from the coding sequence ATGACCGTGTACCCGCTGACCGGAGTCATCCGGCCGTATGCCTGGGGCTCCAAGACCGCGATCGCCGAGCTGCAGGGCCGTCCCACCCCCACCGAGGGGCCGGAGGCGGAACTGTGGCTCGGCGCGCACCCGGGCGACCCGTCCACCGTGCCGGGCCCGGACGGGCCGGTCACCCTCACCGCGCTGATCGACACCGACCCGGCCGGTCAGCTCGGCGCCGGCGTCGCCGAACGCTTCGGGCACCGCCTGCCCTACCTGATGAAGGTGCTGGCGGCCGGCGCCCCGCTGTCGCTGCAGGCGCACCCCGACCTGAAATACGCGGCCGAGGCGTTCGCCCGTCAGGAGGCCGACCCGTCCCTGCCGAAGAATTACACCGACGCCAACCACAAGCCGGAGATACTGGTCGCGCTGACGCCGTTCGACGCGCTCTGCGGCTTCCGGCCGGCGGTGGTGTCGGCCCAGGTGCTGGCCGGGCTGCAGATGCCCCGGCTGGAGCCGGTGGTGGCGGCGCTGCGCGCCGGTGACCTGTCCGAGGCGGTCCGGCTGCTGCTCAGCTGGCCAGGGGAGGACCGGGGCGCTCTGATCGACGCGGTGGTGGCCGCGGCGGCCGCGCGGGGTGACACCGAGCCGTACGCCGAGTCGTACCGGCTGGCGATCGACCTGGCCGCCCACTACCCGGGCGACCCCGGCGTGCTGGTGGCGCTGCTGCTGAACCAGGTGCACCTGGCGCCCGGCGAGGCGATCTGGATGCCGGCCGGCAACCTGCACGCCTACCTGCACGGGCTCGGCGTCGAGTTGATGGCGGCCAGCGACAACGTGCTCCGCGGCGGCCTCACGCCGAAACGCGTCGACGTGACCGAGCTGCTCAAGGTGCTACGTTTCGACACCCTGGAGGACCCGCTGCTGCACGGCGCGGAGGTGGCGCCCGGGGTGACGTCGTGGCGGGTGCCGGTCCGCGACTTCGAGATGTACCGGGTGGAGCTGACCGGGAACCGGCCGCCGGTGAAACTGCCCGGTGCGGGGCCGCGGATCCTGCTCGGCGTGGCCGGGGACGTGCACGTCGGCGAGGATCACGGGATTCCGGTGAGCCTGGGGCCGGGGGCGGCCGCCTACGCGCCGGCCGGCGCGGGTCAGCTGACGGCTGCCGGTCTCGGGACCCTCTTCATCGCCGCCGTCCCGGACTGA
- the mtrA gene encoding MtrAB system response regulator MtrA translates to MRARVLVVDDDPALAEMLGIVLRSEGFLPSFVADGERALAAFRENRPDIVLLDLMLPGMSGIDVARAIRAESGIPIVMLTAKSDTVDVVLGLESGADDYVVKPFKPKELVARMRARLRRGEDAAPEMLTIGPPGNQITIDVPAHTVSRDGEEVKLTPLEFDLLVALARKPRQVFTREVLLEQVWGYRHAADTRLVNVHVQRLRAKIEPDPERPEIILTVRGVGYKAGTG, encoded by the coding sequence ATGAGAGCCCGGGTACTGGTCGTCGACGACGATCCCGCGTTGGCCGAGATGCTCGGCATCGTCCTGCGCAGTGAGGGATTCCTGCCCTCGTTCGTGGCGGACGGCGAACGCGCGCTCGCCGCTTTCCGGGAGAATCGCCCGGACATCGTTCTGCTGGATCTGATGCTCCCCGGGATGAGCGGCATCGACGTCGCGCGCGCGATCCGTGCCGAGTCCGGCATTCCGATCGTCATGCTCACCGCCAAGAGCGACACCGTGGACGTGGTGCTCGGCCTGGAGTCCGGCGCCGACGACTACGTGGTGAAACCGTTCAAGCCCAAGGAGCTGGTCGCCCGGATGCGGGCCCGGTTGCGCCGGGGCGAGGACGCGGCGCCCGAGATGCTCACCATCGGGCCGCCCGGCAACCAGATAACCATCGACGTGCCGGCGCACACCGTGTCCCGGGACGGCGAGGAGGTCAAGCTCACGCCGCTCGAGTTCGACCTGCTGGTGGCCCTGGCCCGCAAGCCGCGCCAGGTGTTCACCCGCGAGGTGCTGCTGGAGCAGGTCTGGGGTTATCGGCACGCCGCGGACACCCGACTGGTCAACGTCCACGTGCAGCGGCTCCGGGCGAAGATCGAGCCGGATCCGGAGCGACCGGAGATCATCCTGACGGTCCGGGGTGTCGGCTACAAGGCGGGCACCGGCTAG